Proteins found in one Sardina pilchardus chromosome 3, fSarPil1.1, whole genome shotgun sequence genomic segment:
- the smarca4a gene encoding SWI/SNF related, matrix associated, actin dependent regulator of chromatin, subfamily a, member 4a translates to MAYKMLARGQVLPDHLQMAVQGKRPMPGMQPQGMPNMPPSAGPGAGPGAGPGPASANYNRPHGMVGPNMPPPGPSGVPPGMQGQPTNGPPKSWPEGPMVNAAPPISTPQKLLPPQPTGRPSPAPPSVPPAASPVMPPQTQSPGQPAQPPPMMLHQKQNRITPIQKPRGLDPVEILQEREYRLQARITHRIQELENLPGSLAGDLRTKATIELKALRLLNFQRQLRQEVVVCMRRDTALETALNAKAYKRSKRQSLREARITEKLEKQQKIEQERKRRQKHQEYLNSILQHAKDFKEYHRSITGKIQKLTKAVATYHANTEREQKKENERIEKERMRRLMAEDEEGYRKLIDQKKDKRLAYLLQQTDEYVANLTDLVRAHKAVQAAKEKKKKKKKKKKVENADGSTSVLGPDGEPLDETSQMSDLPVKVMHVESGKILTGEDAPKAGQLDTWLEMNPGYEVAPRSDSEESESEEEEDEEDEPQPSQAPTEETKKIPDPDSEEVSEVDVRHIIEHAKQDVDDEYGNAAFNRGLQSYYAVAHAVTEKVDRQSTLLINGQLKQYQIKGLEWLVSLYNNNLNGILADEMGLGKTIQTIALITYLMEMKRINGPFLIIVPLSTLSNWVYEFDKWSPSVVKVSYKGSPAARRGFVPQLRSGKFNVLLTTYEYIIKDKQVLAKIRWKYMIVDEGHRMKNHHCKLTQVLNTHYLAPRRLLLTGTPLQNKLPELWALLNFLLPTIFKSCNTFEQWFNAPFAMTGEKVDLNEEETILIIRRLHKVLRPFLLRRLKKEVEAQLPEKVEYVIKCDMSSLQRVLYRHMQAKGVLLTDGSEKDKKGKGGTKTLMNTIMQLRKICNHPYMFQHIEESFSEHLGFTGGIVSGPDLYRASGKFELLDRILPKLRATNHKVLLFCQMTSLMTIMEDYFSYRNFKYMRLDGTTKAEDRGTLLKNFNDPQSSYFVFLLSTRAGGLGLNLQSADTVIIFDSDWNPHQDLQAQDRAHRIGQQNEVRVLRLCTVNSVEEKILAAAKYKLNVDQKVIQAGMFDQKSSSHERRAFLQAILEHEEQDEVRQSECGNYEKGSETSRDQEEDEVPDDETVNQMIARSEEEFDHFMRMDLDRRREDARNPKRKPRLMEEDELPSWIIKDDAEVERLTCEEEEEKMFGRGSRQRKEVDYSDSLTEKQWLKAIEEGTLEEMEEEVRTKKTTRKRKRDRDVDPGPATPGSSSGRGREKDEDSGSAKKQKKRGRPPAEKLSPNPPSLTKKMKKVVDAVIKYKDSNGRQLSEVFIQLPSRKELPEYYELIRKPVDFRKIKERIRSHKYRSLNDLEKDVMLLCQNAQTFNLEGSLIFEDSIVLQSVFTSVRQKIEKEEDSEGEESEEEEEEIDEGSESETRSMKVKIKLSRKEKGSERGKGRRRMGRGSRAKPVVSDDDSEEEQEDERSGGSGSEED, encoded by the exons ATGGCGTACAAGATGCTGGCACGCGGGCAGGTGCTGCCAGATCACCTGCAGATGGCAGTGCAGGGCAAGAGGCCCATGCCGGGCATGCAGCCACAGGGCATGCCCAACATGCCACCGTCCGCCGGACCCGGAGCAGGGCCTGGGGCAGGCCCCGGACCTGCATCCGCCAACTACAACAGACCTCATG GAATGGTTGGACCCAATATGCCTCCTCCAGGGCCCTCTGGAGTCCCCCCAGGAATGCAGGGGCAGCCCACCAATGGACCACCCAAATCCTGGCCTGAAG GTCCCATGGTGAATGCTGCACCCCCCATCAGCACTCCCCAGAAACTCCTCCCCCCTCAGCCCACCGGACGGCCCTCCCCTGCGCCCCCCTCGGTGCCCCCGGCCGCCTCGCCCGTCATGCCCCCTCAGACCCAGTCACCCGGGCAACCGGCCCAGCCGCCGCCCATGATGCTGCACCAGAAGCAGAACCGCATCACGCCCATACAGAAGCCCCGCGGCCTCGACCCAGTGGAGATCCTGCAGGAGAGGGAGTACAG GCTGCAGGCTCGTATAACCCATCGCATCCAGGAGCTGGAGAACCTTCCGGGATCTCTGGCCGGAGACCTGAGGACCAAAGCGACCATTGAGCTCAAGGCTCTGAGGCTGCTCAACTTCCAGAGACAG ctgaggcaggaggtggtggtgtgtatgcGCCGCGACACGGCGCTCGAGACGGCCCTGAACGCCAAGGCCTACAAGCGCAGCAAGCGCCAGTCCCTGCGCGAGGCCCGCATCACCGAGAAGCTGGAGAAGCAGCAGAAGATCGAGCAGGAGCGCAAGCGCCGACAGAAGCACCAg GAATACCTCAACAGCATCCTGCAGCATGCCAAGGACTTCAAGGAGTACCACCGCTCCATCACGGGCAAGATCCAGAAGCTGACCAAAGCCGTGGCCACCTACCACGCCAACACGGAGCGCGAGCAGAAGAAGGAGAACGAGCGCAtcgagaaggagagaatgaggagactgatg GCTGAGGATGAAGAGGGCTACCGTAAGCTCATTGACCAGAAGAAGGACAAGCGCCTGGCCTACCTGCTGCAGCAGACGGACGAGTACGTGGCCAACCTCACCGACCTGGTGCGCGCCCACAAGGCCGTGCAGGCCgccaaggagaagaagaagaagaagaagaagaaaaagaag GTGGAGAATGCCGATGGCTCAACCTCTGTCCTGGGCCCagatggagag CCTCTGGATGAGACCAGTCAGATGAGTGACCTGCCAGTGAAGGTCATGCACGTGGAGAGTGGCAAGATCCTGACTGGGGAGGACGCCCCCAAAGCAGGCCAGCTGGACACTTGGCTGGAGATGAACCCTGG GTATGAAGTGGCACCACGTtcagacagtgaagagagtgaatcagaggaagaggag gacgaggaggacgagccACAGCCGTCTCAGGCTCCCACCGAGGAGACGAAGAAGATTCCAGACCCCGACAGCGAGGAAGTGTCTGAGGTGGACGTACGTCACATCATCGA ACACGCCAAGCAGGACGTGGACGACGAGTACGGGAATGCTGCCTTCAACCGCGGCCTGCAGTCCTACTACGCTGTGGCCCACGCTGTTACAGAGAAGGTGGATAGGCAGTCCACCCTGCTGATCAACGGACAGCTCAAGCAGTACCAG atCAAAGGGCTTGAGTGGCTGGTGTCTCTGTACAACAACAATCTGAACGGCATCCTGGCTGACGAGATGGGGCTGGGCAAGACCATCCAGACCATCGCCCTCATCACCTACCTCATGGAGATGAAGCGCATTAACGGGCCCTTCCTCATCATCGTGCCCCTCTC aactCTTTCCAACTGGGTGTATGAGTTTGACAAGTGGTCTCCATCTGTGGTAAAGGTCTCCTACAAG gGTTCCCCAGCTGCTCGTCGAGGCTTCGTCCCCCAGCTACGCAGTGGCAAGTTCAACGTGCTGCTCACCACATATGAGTACATTATCAAGGACAAGCAAGTTCTGGCCAAG atccGCTGGAAGTACATGATCGTGGACGAAGGTCACCGCATGAAGAACCACCACTGCAAGCTCACCCAGGTGCTCAACACGCACTACCTGGCCCCGCGCCGGCTGCTGCTCACGGGCACGCCGCTGCAGAACAAGCTGCCCGAGCTGTGGGCGCTGCTCAACTTCCTGCTGCCCACCATCTTCAAGAGCTGCAACACCTTCGAGCAGTGGTTCAACGCGCCCTTCGCCATGACCGGGGAGAAG GTGGACCTGAACGAGGAAGAGACCATCCTGATCATCCGTCGTCTGCACAAGGTGCTCCGGCCTTTCCTGCTGCGTCGGCTCAAGAAGGAGGTCGAGGCTCAGCTCCCCGAGAAG GTGGAGTACGTGATCAAGTGCGACATGTCGTCGCTCCAGAGGGTGctgtacagacacatgcaggCCAAGGGAGTCCTGCTCACGGACGGCTCCGAGAAGGACAAGAAG GGCAAGGGTGGCACCAAGACTCTGATGAACACCATCATGCAGCTGAGGAAGATCTGCAACCACCCCTACATGTTCCAGCACATCGAG GAGTCCTTCTCCGAGCACTTGGGCTTCACTGGAGGCATCGTGTCCGG GCCTGACCTGTACCGTGCCTCTGGCAAGTTTGAGCTGCTGGACCGCATCCTGCCCAAGCTGCGGGCCACCAACCACAAGGTGCTGCTCTTCTGTCAGATGACCTCCCTCATGACCATCATGGAGGACTACTTTTCCTACCGCAACTTCAAGTACATGCGTCTGGACG GAACCACTAAGGCCGAGGACCGTGGTACGCTGCTGAAGAATTTCAACGACCCCCAGTCGTCGTACTTTGTGTTCCTGCTGAGTACCAGAGCTGGAGGCCTGGGGCTGAACTTGCAGTCGGCCGACACCGTCATCATCTTTGACAGCGACTGGAACCCTCACCAG GATCTGCAGGCCCAGGACAGAGCCCATCGTATCGGCCAGCAGAACGAGGTCCGCGTCCTCCGCCTCTGCACCGTCAACAGTGTGGAGGAGAAGATCCTGGCCGCGGCCAAGTACAAGCTCAACGTCGACCAAAAGGTCATCCAAGCAGGCATGTTTGACCAGAAGTCGTCCAGCCATGAGCGGCGGGCCTTCCTTCAGGCTATCCTGGAACACGAGGAACAGGACGAGGTACGGCAGTCAGAATGTGGTAATTACGAGAAGGGCAGCGAAACCAGCAGAGACCAG gaagaggatgaagtgCCAGACGATGAGACGGTTAACCAGATGATTGCCAGAAGCGAAGAGGAGTTTGACCACTTCATG CGCATGGATCTGGACCGGAGACGCGAGGACGCCCGCAACCCCAAGCGCAAGCCGCGGCTGATGGAGGAGGACGAGCTGCCCTCGTGGATCATCAAGGACGACGCCGAGGTGGAGCGGCTCAcctgcgaggaggaggaggagaagatgttCGGCCGCGGCTCGCGCCAACGCAAGGAGGTCGACTACAGCGACTCGCTCACCGAGAAGCAGTGGCTCAAG GCCATCGAGGAGGGCAccctggaggagatggaggaggaggtgcgcaCCAAGAAGACCACGCGCAAGCGGAAGCGGGACCGCGACGTGGACCCCGGCCCGGCCACGCCCGGCTCCAGCAGCGGCCGCGGCCGCGAGAAGGACGAGGACAGCGGCAGCGCCAAGAAGCAGAAGAAGCGCGGCCGGCCCCCGGCCGAGAAGCTCTCGCCCAACCCCCCCTCGCTCAccaagaagatgaagaaggtgGTGGACGCAGTCATCAAGTACAAGGACAG CAATGGGCGACAGCTGAGCGAGGTCTTCATCCAGCTGCCCTCTCGCAAGGAGCTGCCCGAGTACTACGAGCTCATCCGCAAGCCTGTGGACTTCAGGAAGATCAAG GAGAGGATTCGCAGCCACAAGTACCGCAGCTTGAACGACCTGGAGAAGGACGTGATGCTGCTGTGCCAGAACGCACAGACCTTCAACCTAGAGGGCTCGCTG aTCTTCGAGGACTCCATCGTGCTGCAGTCAGTCTTCACCAGCGTGCGTCAGAAGATCGAGAAAGAAGAAGACAGCGAGGGCgaggagagtgaggaagaggaggaggagatcgaCGAAGGCTCTGAATCTGAAA CGCGCTCCATGAAGGTGAAGATCAAGCTGAGCAGGAAGGAGAAGGGGTCCGAGCGAGGGAAGGGCCGGCGGCGCATGGGCCGCGGATCCCGCGCCAAGCCGGTGGTCAGCGACGACGACAgcgaggaagagcaggaggat gaacGTTCCGGAGGCAGCGGCAGTGAAGAAGACTGA
- the LOC134075884 gene encoding galactose-3-O-sulfotransferase 2 produces the protein MTLRWVSHQFWRHRMTGLLVTLAVTLLLMLLATHSLHPLSQKPVVEKRAEHENAEHKQKQASHKENSGRKSGEVATVTQPTEDITGSTTERRRRNPPPIVFLKTHKTGSSTVQNLLFRLGEREKATFAFPYYTYQFSYPERFRAEFVDELPDGSSQFDILCSHMRLDLAQVKKVMPQNSVYVTLLRDPLNTFESVFNYYTSAVPAFAEAQKAADAAAAVAAAAGFLKRKSALTIFLEKPEAYWDPKEVGNGLAKNPMCFDMGLNSLQWNSSWPEDLARLEETFHLVMIAEHFDESLVLLGALLGVGLDELAYVRLNVRSVLSVATLDQASKERASAWNALDALLYDFFLQLFWEKAEMYGRKRLTREVAQLRKATEDVRRTCVAREGVPPGQLEDLVRPWQTNSATVMGYELKANLSQLEQGFCVRLVLPELQYHSHLYFQQYGRDMRSVPTD, from the exons ATGACCCTCCGGTGGGTGTCCCACCAGTTCTGGAGGCACCGAATGACCGGTCTCCTGGTGACTCTGGCTGTGACCCTACTGCTTATGCTGCTGGCCActcactctcttcatcctctcag CCAAAAACCAGTTGTAGAGAAGAGGGCCgagcatgaaaatgcagagcacaaacaaaaacaggccTCCCACAAGGAGAACAGCGGGAGGAAGTCAGGTGAGGTGGCCACTGTCACACAGCCTACAGAGGACATCACCGGCTCCACcaccgagaggaggaggaggaacccACCGCCAATCGTCTTcctcaaaacacacaagacGGGGAGCAGCACGGTCCAGAACCTTCTGTTCCGGCTTGGCGAGCGAGAGAAAGCCACATTTGCCTTCCCATACTACACTTACCAGTTCAGTTACCCCGAGAG GTTCCGAGCGGAGTTTGTCGACGAGCTGCCGGACGGCTCCTCCCAGTTTGACATCCTGTGCAGCCACATGCGTCTGGACCTGGCCCAGGTGAAGAAGGTGATGCCCCAGAACTCTGTGTACGTCACCTTACTGCGCGACCCCCTGAACACCTTCGAGTCCGTCTTCAACTACTACACCTCCGCCGTGCCTGCCTTCGCCGAGGCCCAGAAGGCGGCCGATGCTGCCGCGGCAGTCGCAGCTGCCGCCGGCTTCCTGAAGCGAAAGTCGGCGCTCACCATCTTCCTGGAGAAGCCGGAGGCCTACTGGGACCCCAAGGAGGTGGGGAACGGCCTGGCCAAGAACCCCATGTGCTTCGACATGGGGCTGAACAGCCTGCAGTGGAACAGCTCGTGGCCGGAGGACCTGGCGCGCCTGGAGGAGACCTTCCACCTGGTGATGATCGCCGAGCACTTCGACGAGtcgctggtgctgctgggggcGCTGCTGGGCGTGGGCCTGGACGAGCTGGCGTACGTGCGGCTCAACGTGCGCTCCGTGCTGAGCGTGGCCACGCTGGACCAGGCGTCCAAGGAGCGCGCGAGCGCCTGGAACGCCCTGGACGCGCTGCTCTACGACTTCTTCCTGCAGCTCTTCTGGGAGAAGGCCGAGATGTACGGGCGCAAGAGGCTGACGCGCGAGGTGGCGCAGCTGCGCAAGGCCACCGAGGACGTGCGCAGGACGTGCGTGGCCCGCGAGGGGGTGCCCCCCGGGCAGCTGGAGGACCTGGTGCGGCCCTGGCAGACCAACTCGGCCACCGTCATGGGCTACGAGCTCAAGGCCAACCTCAGCCAGCTGGAGCAGGGCTTCTGTGTGCGGCTAGTGCTGCCTGAGCTGCAGTACCACTCCCACCTGTACTTCCAGCAGTACGGCCGCGACATGAGGTCTGTGCCCACTGACTGA
- the LOC134076725 gene encoding cysteine protease atg4da-like, giving the protein MARDIAMNPVRPADSPAQSHASLLSSPGSMGSAGARDDSGEPDDRVRIKSKLVSAWNSVKYGWTFKSKSRFNKRSPVFLLGQSYLLSYAGDREEFRRAFSSLFWLTYRKSFPQLAGSTLTSDCGWGCMLRSGQMLLAQGLVLHLLPPGWTWADSHHITKDDLEVLPSRPSSSTSVAAVEGPRARRKSLGCSLQDGGGSVSEATHRLVVSWFVDQPEQPFGLHQLVEMGKSLGKQAGDWYGPATAAHIIRKAVAASDLSDLVVYVAQDCTVFKGDIVRLCERPPPEGPRGRGAPWRSLILMVPVRLGGDALNPAYTESVKRLLGLECCLGIIGGRPKHSLYFVGFQDEKLVYLDPHYSQSSVDISQEDFPLESFHCKAARKMAFSRMDPSCAVGFYARGQQDFETLCVLVSAALNAEKEKYPMFTFMEGQRAEEVDDGQSEKSFFSDVCILGQRKASSASQSSSTDEFVLL; this is encoded by the exons ATGGCGAGGGATATAGCCATGAACCCCGTGAGGCCTGCTGACTCCCCTGCCCAGAGTcatgcctctctcctctcctctcccggcTCCATGGGCTCAGCGGGGGCCAGGGACGACTCGGGGGAGCCCGATGACCGGGTCCGGATCAAGAGCAAGCTTGTGTCTGCCTGGAATAGTGTCAAATATG GCTGGACTTTTAAGTCAAAATCCCGCTTCAATAAGAGGTCGCCTGTATTCCTTCTGGGACAGTCTTACTTGCTGAGCTATGCCG GCGACAGGGAGGAATTCCGCCGAGccttttcctctctgttttgGCTGACCTACCGGAAAAGCTTCCCTCAGCTGGCCGGCTCCACACTGACCAGTGACTGTGGCTGGGGCTGCATGCTGCGCAGTGGACAGATGCTCCTGGCCCAGGGGCTCGTCCTTCACCTGCTCCCACCAG GATGGACTTGGGCTGACTCGCATCACATCACTAAAGATGACCTGGAGGTCCTGCCGTCCCGGCCTTCCTCCAGCACAAGCGTGGCCGCGGTGGAAGGCCCCAGAGCCCGGCGGAAAAGTCTGGGCTGCAGCCTGCAGGACGGCGGCGGCAGTGTGAGCGAGGCCACCCACAGGCTCGTGGTGTCCTGGTTCGTTGACCAGCCAGAGCAGCCCTTTGGCCTGCACCAGCTGGTGGAGATGGGCAAGAGCCTGGGGAAGCAGGCCGGGGACTGGTACGGTCCCGCCACCGCCGCCCACATCATTCG GAAGGCAGTAGCAGCATCTGACTTATCTGATCTGGTGGTTTATGTGGCCCAGGACTGCACTG TGTTCAAAGGGGACATTGTGCGGCTGTGCGAGCGGCCCCCGCCGGAGGGTCCCAGGGGCCGCGGGGCTCCGTGGAGGTCCCTCATCCTCATGGTGCCCGTTCGGCTCGGGGGAGACGCCCTCAACCCGGCCTACACAGAGTCTGTCAAA AGACTTCTCGGGTTAGAGTGTTGCCTTGGAATCATCGGGGGCAGGCCCAAACATTCCCTCTATTTTGTCGGCTTCCAAG ACGAAAAGCTGGTGTACTTAGACCCTCACTACAGCCAGTCCTCCGTGGACATCAGCCAAGAAGACTTCCCGTTAGAG tcgtttcactgtaagGCGGCGCGGAAGATGGCCTTCAGCCGCATGGACCCCAGCTGTGCTGTGGGCTTCTATGCCAGAGGCCAGCAGGACTTTGAGAcgctgtgtgtgctggtcagTGCG GCACTAAacgcagagaaagagaagtacCCAATGTTCACCTTTATGGAAGGCCAGCGGGCGGAAGAGGTGGACGACGGACAGAGCGAAAAGTCCTTTTTCTCTGACGTTTGTATCCTCGGCCAACGCAAGGCGAGCAGCGCGAGCCAGTCAAGTAGCACCGATGAGTTTGTGTTATTGTGA